A genome region from Nocardia sp. NBC_01730 includes the following:
- a CDS encoding serine/threonine-protein kinase, whose protein sequence is MQEAGPRTGTRFGSYELRSLLGKGGMSEVYEAYDTVKDRVVAVKLLSEELASDPMYQVRFRRESQAAARLAEPHVIPIHDWGVVDGVLFIDMRLVHGVDLRTILRGQGPLSPARAVGIIEQIASALDAAHAGNLVHRDVKPANILVTDSDFAYLADFGIAHTEGDSAVTLVGMAIGSYIYMAPERFDAGPVTGRADIYSLACVLHECLTGATPFPAASMNVLIKSHLSDPPPRPSAQGSGIPAALDAVINRGMAKDPADRFPTATALARAARAALGAAAPAAPTLVVRAPASAQRPGDPTVRGAVPPESTGELSLSAVIHPSAPTVVRPTETQFTPLPSPDGPPSTPLRAPAPYTPAVGLPPMRPFPDAHLYPETQAYAESAGHAPLRAYSGPPTQGYPEVAPRAYSEASSQVYSETSPEAYSESGSRGYSESPSEAYSESGSRADSEISPEAYSELGSQAYSERSVREYSETPPQAYSQTSTYPAFSETPPHPGVENYPETRQYADRVLVPSSPGPQGPAAQDYSPPTEYLTPATHPVRDGHAARTDFPPQGDYPVRSDYPPHRDDPGHGYDEDDEDPYYPSRRGRSVALPIMVAVLAIAVLAIGGAIGWQVFGSGGSAATSADRESEAPVAPTASTGGRSPVGSSTAPSVTSTSARPTPVTLPAGASPCGQGQPVPGAFTQSATGTAVTSCAFAEEVRRAYAELGPAQSAARDASRAVVATSPVTGQSYTMNCQARGQIVTCSGGENAVVYVY, encoded by the coding sequence GTGCAGGAAGCTGGGCCGAGAACCGGGACGCGGTTCGGGTCGTACGAACTGCGGTCGTTGCTGGGCAAAGGGGGTATGAGCGAGGTCTACGAGGCCTATGACACGGTGAAAGACCGGGTGGTCGCGGTCAAACTGCTGTCGGAAGAGCTCGCCAGTGATCCGATGTACCAGGTGCGTTTCCGGCGTGAGTCGCAGGCTGCCGCGCGGCTCGCCGAGCCGCACGTCATCCCGATCCACGACTGGGGCGTGGTCGACGGTGTGCTGTTCATCGACATGCGGCTGGTCCACGGCGTCGACCTCCGCACCATCCTGCGCGGCCAGGGGCCGCTGAGCCCCGCCCGCGCCGTCGGCATCATCGAACAGATCGCCTCCGCGCTGGACGCCGCGCACGCGGGCAACCTGGTGCACCGCGACGTGAAACCGGCGAACATCCTGGTCACAGATTCGGACTTCGCCTACCTCGCCGATTTCGGCATCGCGCATACCGAGGGCGACAGCGCGGTAACCCTGGTCGGCATGGCCATCGGCTCCTACATCTATATGGCCCCGGAACGTTTCGACGCCGGGCCGGTGACCGGGCGCGCGGACATCTACTCGCTGGCCTGTGTACTGCACGAATGCCTGACCGGAGCAACGCCGTTTCCGGCGGCCAGCATGAATGTGCTGATCAAATCGCATCTTTCCGATCCCCCGCCGCGACCGAGCGCGCAGGGCAGCGGCATTCCGGCCGCGTTGGACGCGGTGATCAACCGCGGCATGGCCAAAGACCCGGCCGACCGCTTTCCGACCGCGACCGCGCTGGCCAGGGCCGCCCGTGCCGCCCTCGGCGCGGCGGCACCGGCCGCACCGACGCTGGTGGTGCGCGCACCCGCCTCGGCTCAGCGTCCCGGGGATCCGACCGTGCGTGGTGCGGTACCGCCGGAGTCGACGGGGGAGCTGTCGCTTTCGGCGGTAATCCATCCGAGCGCGCCGACGGTGGTGCGGCCAACGGAAACCCAGTTCACGCCGCTTCCCTCGCCGGACGGGCCACCGTCGACGCCGCTCAGGGCACCCGCGCCGTACACGCCCGCGGTAGGACTGCCCCCGATGCGGCCCTTCCCGGACGCGCACCTGTACCCGGAGACCCAGGCGTACGCGGAGTCGGCGGGACACGCGCCGCTCCGGGCGTATTCCGGGCCACCGACGCAGGGATATCCGGAGGTCGCGCCGCGGGCCTACTCGGAGGCGTCGTCGCAGGTGTACTCCGAGACCTCGCCGGAGGCGTATTCGGAGTCCGGTTCGCGGGGGTATTCGGAGTCCCCGTCGGAGGCGTATTCGGAGTCCGGTTCGCGGGCGGATTCCGAGATCTCGCCGGAGGCGTATTCGGAGCTTGGTTCGCAGGCGTATTCCGAACGCTCGGTGCGGGAGTATTCCGAGACTCCGCCGCAGGCGTACTCGCAGACATCGACGTATCCCGCGTTCTCCGAGACACCACCGCATCCCGGGGTGGAGAACTATCCGGAGACCAGGCAGTATGCGGATCGGGTACTCGTACCGAGCTCGCCCGGCCCGCAGGGCCCGGCCGCGCAGGACTATTCGCCACCGACCGAGTATCTGACCCCGGCGACGCATCCGGTGCGGGACGGTCATGCCGCGCGCACCGACTTCCCGCCGCAGGGCGACTATCCGGTGCGTAGCGACTACCCGCCCCATCGCGACGATCCGGGGCACGGCTACGACGAGGACGACGAGGACCCTTACTATCCGTCGCGCAGGGGCCGCTCCGTCGCGCTGCCCATCATGGTCGCCGTGCTCGCCATCGCCGTGCTCGCCATCGGCGGCGCGATCGGCTGGCAGGTGTTCGGCTCCGGCGGCTCCGCGGCGACCTCCGCCGACCGCGAATCCGAGGCGCCCGTGGCGCCGACGGCGAGCACGGGTGGCCGATCCCCGGTCGGCTCGTCCACCGCTCCGTCCGTTACGTCCACCTCGGCCAGGCCGACACCGGTCACGCTGCCCGCGGGCGCCAGTCCGTGCGGCCAGGGCCAGCCGGTCCCCGGTGCGTTCACCCAATCGGCCACGGGCACCGCCGTGACCAGCTGTGCGTTCGCCGAAGAAGTGCGAAGGGCCTATGCCGAGCTCGGCCCGGCGCAGAGCGCCGCGCGCGACGCGTCACGCGCAGTGGTGGCGACCAGCCCGGTCACCGGCCAGAGCTACACGATGAATTGCCAGGCCAGAGGCCAGATCGTCACGTGCAGTGGCGGTGAGAACGCGGTGGTCTACGTCTACTGA
- a CDS encoding response regulator transcription factor, protein MTATSPATGADAVAVLVVDDQELVRGGLRRILRRRDGFVLTECADGDEVPAAVSESRPDVVLMDLRMKRVGGIDATRALRTHDAAPPVLVLTTFDDDQLLSGALRAGAAGFILKDSPAEDLIRAVRTVAGGGAWLDPSVTGRVLSAYRTVRPLRTRSDARLSELTAREYEVLELIGRGRVNAEIARELGISEVTVKSHVGHIFGKLELRDRAAAIVFAFDHGVVTPGESTL, encoded by the coding sequence GTGACCGCGACATCGCCCGCGACCGGCGCGGATGCCGTCGCCGTGCTCGTAGTGGACGACCAGGAGCTCGTGCGCGGCGGGCTGCGGCGCATCCTGCGCCGCCGCGACGGATTCGTGCTGACCGAATGCGCCGACGGTGACGAGGTGCCCGCCGCCGTCTCGGAGTCCCGCCCCGATGTGGTGCTGATGGATCTCCGCATGAAACGGGTCGGCGGCATCGACGCCACCCGGGCGCTGCGGACCCACGACGCCGCTCCGCCGGTGCTGGTGCTCACCACCTTCGACGACGACCAGCTGCTGTCCGGTGCGCTGCGGGCGGGCGCGGCGGGATTCATCCTCAAGGACTCACCCGCCGAGGACCTCATCCGCGCGGTGCGGACGGTCGCGGGCGGCGGCGCCTGGTTGGATCCGTCGGTCACCGGTCGTGTGCTGTCGGCCTACCGAACGGTGCGCCCGCTGCGCACCAGGTCCGACGCTCGTCTCTCCGAGCTGACCGCCCGCGAGTACGAAGTGCTCGAGCTGATCGGGCGCGGCAGGGTGAATGCCGAGATCGCCCGCGAACTCGGCATCTCGGAAGTTACCGTGAAAAGCCATGTCGGACATATATTCGGCAAGCTCGAGCTGCGGGATCGAGCTGCGGCGATCGTGTTCGCGTTTGACCACGGGGTGGTGACACCCGGAGAATCCACTCTGTGA
- a CDS encoding sensor histidine kinase codes for MGVTGVSDQAVGTWPGRVRAALLRSRQRCAEFGRDPVAAFRRNVEQLPFDYPPSIIISVDLAVLVVAVAAAVQRHDYFPTVLPIVAVLLTYAFGPLYAFLGVMPRPLLLGLLAMSAEALFLAQPVAGDFAPFVLVAAAGEVAAIAPKRVSVPVTLAMMLQLVAFDLIGHMPEGLPTYLVGVAFGWMAGLMLQYQRRFLYQERGYQKIRAAQAADEERRRIAREVHDVIAHSLSVTLLHLTAARHALQTDRDVDEAVEALTDAERLGRQAMADIRRTVGLLDARPGKMVPEPGVEDIEDLVGDFVRAGLDVRYECDGDLGVVSPAVGLALYRIGQESLANVVKHGHGASAAVRLAVDATEVTLTVENRLPAGLPAQRGAGMGVTGMRQRAELLGGRMTVGPFDEGWAVRAGIPLAPGRSGSSCPLLPGIVHGDSTTAREGS; via the coding sequence ATGGGTGTGACCGGCGTCTCCGATCAGGCTGTCGGTACGTGGCCGGGGCGCGTGCGGGCCGCACTGCTGCGTAGCAGGCAGCGGTGTGCCGAATTCGGACGCGATCCGGTGGCCGCGTTCCGGCGCAACGTCGAGCAGTTGCCGTTCGACTACCCGCCGTCGATCATCATCAGCGTCGACCTCGCCGTGCTCGTCGTCGCGGTCGCGGCCGCGGTGCAGCGACACGACTACTTCCCGACCGTGCTCCCGATCGTCGCGGTACTGCTGACCTACGCCTTCGGTCCGTTGTACGCGTTCCTCGGCGTGATGCCGCGGCCGCTGCTGCTCGGACTACTGGCGATGTCGGCCGAGGCGTTGTTCCTCGCCCAGCCGGTCGCCGGCGACTTCGCGCCGTTCGTGCTGGTAGCGGCCGCGGGGGAGGTGGCGGCGATCGCGCCGAAACGGGTCAGCGTCCCGGTCACGCTCGCGATGATGCTGCAGCTGGTGGCGTTCGACTTGATCGGTCACATGCCGGAGGGGCTGCCGACGTATCTGGTCGGCGTCGCGTTCGGCTGGATGGCCGGGCTGATGCTGCAATATCAGCGCCGCTTCCTCTATCAGGAGCGCGGCTACCAGAAGATCCGCGCGGCGCAGGCCGCCGACGAGGAGCGCCGCCGGATCGCTCGCGAGGTGCACGATGTGATCGCGCACTCGCTGAGCGTCACCCTCTTGCATCTCACCGCGGCGCGACACGCGCTGCAGACCGACCGCGACGTCGACGAGGCGGTGGAGGCGCTGACCGATGCCGAGCGGCTCGGCAGGCAGGCCATGGCCGATATCCGCCGCACCGTCGGGCTGCTCGACGCGCGGCCGGGGAAGATGGTCCCGGAGCCGGGCGTGGAGGACATCGAGGATCTGGTCGGCGATTTCGTGCGGGCCGGGCTGGATGTGCGCTACGAGTGCGACGGCGACCTCGGCGTCGTGTCGCCCGCGGTCGGACTCGCGCTGTACCGGATCGGGCAGGAGTCGTTGGCGAACGTTGTCAAACACGGTCACGGCGCATCCGCGGCGGTGCGACTCGCGGTGGACGCGACCGAGGTGACACTGACGGTGGAGAACAGGCTGCCTGCCGGGCTGCCCGCGCAGCGAGGAGCGGGCATGGGGGTGACCGGTATGCGGCAGCGTGCCGAACTGCTCGGCGGCCGCATGACGGTCGGCCCGTTCGACGAGGGCTGGGCGGTGCGCGCCGGTATCCCATTGGCGCCCGGCCGGAGCGGATCGTCCTGCCCGTTGCTGCCCGGCATCGTGCATGGCGACTCGACGACAGCACGGGAGGGTTCGTGA